One segment of Actinomycetota bacterium DNA contains the following:
- a CDS encoding cobalamin B12-binding domain-containing protein, producing the protein MAATYRIVVAKPGLDGHDRGAKVVARALRDAGFEVIYTGLHQTPEQIAETAIQEDADAVGLSSHSGAHMTLFPKVVAQLRERGAGDILVFGGGVIPVDDIPSLKDAGVVEIFTPGANTGDIATWLREHLEEPGAN; encoded by the coding sequence ATGGCGGCGACCTATCGCATCGTGGTGGCGAAGCCGGGACTCGACGGCCACGACCGTGGAGCGAAGGTCGTCGCGCGCGCCCTTCGCGACGCGGGGTTCGAGGTGATCTACACCGGCCTGCACCAGACGCCGGAGCAGATCGCCGAGACCGCGATCCAGGAGGACGCCGACGCCGTGGGGCTGTCGAGCCACTCGGGCGCGCACATGACGTTGTTCCCGAAGGTCGTGGCGCAGCTTCGCGAGCGTGGAGCCGGCGACATCCTCGTGTTCGGAGGTGGCGTGATCCCGGTCGACGACATCCCCTCGCTCAAGGACGCCGGCGTGGTGGAGATCTTCACGCCGGGCGCGAACACCGGCGACATCGCCACCTGGCTCCGCGAGCATCTCGAGGAGCCGGGCGCCAACTAG
- a CDS encoding adenylate/guanylate cyclase domain-containing protein has protein sequence MDHVRRWTEADEVVEFGGATEQLISIGGLTVSRSVQPPGWHWRKDFQPLVGGDWCEAHHVGIGLEGRQGIRLADGTEFELGPGELYDIPPGHDGWTIGDEPCVMLEWSGMRRWVDGSGKQRMLTSLLFTDIVDSTATAARLGDGRWHDVLSMHYHQAADAIERFEGRQVASTGDGLLAAFDATAAAVRCAIALRSLGEQQGLHIRAGVHVGEVERAGDDLRGLSVHAAARVMASAGADEIFVSEPTRLLCQGAGLTFEDAGEHELKGVPDRWRLYRVVDG, from the coding sequence ATGGATCACGTTCGGCGATGGACGGAGGCCGACGAGGTCGTCGAGTTCGGCGGCGCGACCGAGCAGCTCATCTCGATCGGCGGCCTCACCGTCTCGCGCAGCGTCCAGCCCCCGGGATGGCATTGGCGGAAGGACTTCCAACCGCTCGTCGGGGGCGACTGGTGCGAGGCGCACCACGTCGGTATCGGCCTGGAAGGCCGCCAGGGCATCCGCCTCGCGGACGGGACCGAGTTCGAGTTGGGTCCGGGAGAGCTGTACGACATCCCGCCGGGACACGACGGATGGACGATCGGCGACGAGCCGTGCGTCATGCTCGAGTGGTCGGGCATGCGCCGGTGGGTGGATGGCTCAGGCAAGCAGCGGATGCTCACCTCGTTGCTGTTCACCGACATCGTCGACTCGACAGCGACCGCAGCTCGCCTCGGCGACGGGCGCTGGCACGACGTGTTGTCGATGCACTACCACCAAGCCGCCGATGCGATCGAGCGCTTCGAGGGTCGCCAGGTGGCGTCGACCGGCGACGGACTCCTGGCGGCATTCGATGCGACCGCGGCGGCGGTCCGGTGCGCGATCGCGCTCCGCTCGCTGGGCGAGCAGCAAGGCCTCCACATCCGCGCGGGCGTCCACGTCGGTGAAGTCGAGCGCGCGGGTGACGACCTCCGAGGGCTCTCGGTGCACGCGGCCGCCCGTGTGATGGCTTCCGCTGGAGCCGACGAGATCTTCGTCTCGGAGCCGACCCGCCTCCTATGTCAGGGCGCGGGCCTCACGTTCGAGGACGCGGGGGAGCACGAGTTGAAGGGTGTGCCCGATCGATGGCGCCTCTACCGGGTCGTGGACGGCTGA
- a CDS encoding adenylate/guanylate cyclase domain-containing protein, which yields MPETRYALADDGVHIAYHVVGDGPVDILWIHSFNGGLELQWEHPLIPALTEKLNTFARVIRHDMRGTGLSDRYAGLPDLETEARDIIAVLDAAGSRSTVIVSAGNVVAPLVAATYPRRVRALCLFDPEARGSVATGYPWGATDEEAQADIRAAREGWGTDAYAAEFMEVVAPSLSGDRELIRWYARLQRHWVAPGDAVELLRRSYETDIRDVLPSIGVPTLCIVREFEEGTEAAEYIARTIPGATLVTLPGSEHYSAAGDQDALVAAIRDFIGVAPSGVVSGRALRAVLFTDIVGSTETAFRLGVDEWKALLERHHELVRAELASFDGAEVDTAGDGFYATFEGPAAAVRCAEAISKKVQGLGIEIRAGVHVGECEVIDGHLGGPTAAIGARVGALARPSEVLVSQTVKDLVAGSGLTFDDAGEHELKGVPDRWRLYRVDTA from the coding sequence ATGCCGGAGACGCGGTACGCACTCGCCGACGACGGGGTGCACATCGCCTACCACGTCGTCGGGGACGGTCCGGTCGACATCCTGTGGATCCACAGCTTCAACGGTGGCCTCGAGCTGCAGTGGGAGCACCCGCTCATCCCCGCACTGACCGAGAAGCTGAACACGTTCGCACGGGTGATCCGTCACGACATGCGCGGCACCGGCCTGTCGGATCGGTACGCCGGTCTGCCCGACCTCGAGACGGAGGCTCGGGACATCATCGCCGTGCTCGATGCGGCGGGCTCTCGTTCCACGGTCATCGTCAGCGCCGGGAACGTGGTCGCTCCCCTCGTGGCTGCGACGTACCCCCGACGCGTCCGGGCGCTCTGCCTCTTCGATCCGGAGGCTCGTGGATCCGTGGCCACCGGCTACCCGTGGGGAGCGACAGACGAGGAGGCGCAGGCCGACATCAGGGCCGCACGCGAAGGCTGGGGAACCGACGCATATGCTGCCGAGTTCATGGAAGTCGTCGCCCCCTCGCTGTCGGGTGACCGTGAGTTGATCCGTTGGTACGCCAGGCTCCAACGCCACTGGGTCGCGCCGGGCGACGCCGTCGAGCTGCTTCGACGCTCGTACGAGACGGATATCCGCGACGTGCTGCCATCGATCGGGGTGCCGACGCTCTGCATCGTCCGCGAGTTCGAGGAAGGGACCGAGGCGGCGGAGTACATCGCACGAACGATCCCGGGGGCGACGCTCGTGACCCTGCCGGGTTCGGAGCACTACTCGGCTGCCGGGGACCAGGACGCCCTCGTTGCAGCGATCAGAGACTTCATCGGGGTGGCACCTTCGGGGGTCGTCTCAGGGCGTGCGCTGCGGGCGGTGCTCTTCACCGACATCGTGGGATCGACGGAGACGGCCTTCCGCCTCGGCGTGGATGAATGGAAGGCGCTCCTCGAACGACACCACGAGCTCGTGCGAGCCGAGCTCGCGTCGTTCGACGGCGCCGAGGTCGACACCGCGGGCGACGGCTTCTACGCCACGTTCGAGGGCCCGGCCGCGGCCGTTCGGTGCGCCGAAGCGATCTCGAAGAAGGTCCAAGGCCTCGGCATCGAGATCCGCGCGGGCGTGCACGTCGGCGAGTGCGAGGTGATCGACGGCCACCTCGGCGGACCGACCGCCGCGATCGGCGCCCGGGTCGGTGCGCTGGCACGACCTTCGGAGGTCCTCGTCTCGCAGACCGTGAAGGACCTCGTCGCCGGTTCGGGGCTCACCTTCGACGACGCCGGGGAACACGAGCTCAAGGGCGTGCCCGACCGCTGGCGCCTCTACCGGGTGGACACGGCATGA
- a CDS encoding adenylate/guanylate cyclase domain-containing protein — MTERPETRYAWNGPVALAYQVFGQGPVDLVYLQGYTSHVDLNWESPYLAKFLRGLAGHARVIMTDRRGWGCSDRFSPGDVAPLEVQVDDLVVVMDAAGTERAIIFASWDTAPTATLFAAGIPERAAGLVLCDPFVSFLATPQTPWMWTRREWDAINDELRASWGTPGYREATGDLGGDIGDEREFLDWYVPWTRASVAPGALAAEFGSFAGVDVQEVLPSIQVPTLVISTHRADFDDSGMIRKNAAFIADRVPGSRLLEPVTTGDTGWFHWYGRAPAIVEAVADLIEQVREEQATFDRLLATVLFTDIVDSSLRAADLGDRAWGELLERHHTVVRAMLARYRGKEIDTAGDGFFASFDGPARAVKAAQAIVESVRPLGLEIRAGVHTGEVQAMAGKIGGLGVVIGARIGGLCGAGEVLVSSTVKDLVAGSGITFEDAGEHELKGVPDRWRLYRVVA, encoded by the coding sequence ATGACCGAACGGCCAGAGACCCGCTACGCCTGGAACGGGCCCGTTGCCCTCGCCTACCAGGTCTTCGGTCAAGGACCGGTCGACCTCGTCTATCTGCAGGGGTACACGTCGCACGTGGATCTCAACTGGGAGAGCCCGTACCTCGCGAAGTTCCTCCGGGGGCTCGCAGGGCATGCCCGGGTGATCATGACCGATCGACGCGGCTGGGGATGCTCCGATCGGTTCTCGCCGGGTGACGTCGCGCCGCTCGAGGTCCAGGTCGACGACCTCGTCGTCGTCATGGACGCGGCGGGCACCGAGCGCGCGATCATCTTCGCCTCGTGGGACACGGCCCCGACGGCAACGCTCTTCGCCGCCGGCATCCCTGAGCGAGCGGCCGGCCTCGTGCTCTGCGACCCGTTCGTCAGCTTCCTGGCGACGCCCCAGACCCCGTGGATGTGGACGCGGCGCGAATGGGATGCGATCAACGACGAGCTCCGAGCATCGTGGGGCACACCCGGGTATCGAGAGGCGACAGGCGACCTCGGCGGCGACATCGGCGACGAACGCGAGTTCCTCGATTGGTACGTGCCATGGACGCGTGCGAGCGTGGCCCCGGGCGCGCTCGCGGCCGAGTTCGGCTCGTTCGCGGGAGTCGACGTCCAAGAGGTCCTTCCCTCGATCCAGGTGCCGACCTTGGTCATCTCCACCCACCGGGCGGACTTCGACGACAGCGGGATGATCCGGAAGAACGCCGCGTTCATCGCCGACAGGGTGCCCGGATCCCGTCTGCTCGAGCCCGTGACCACCGGGGACACCGGCTGGTTCCATTGGTACGGGCGCGCTCCCGCGATCGTCGAGGCGGTCGCGGACCTCATCGAGCAGGTTCGGGAGGAGCAGGCGACGTTCGACCGCCTGCTCGCCACGGTGCTGTTCACCGACATCGTGGACTCGAGCCTTCGCGCCGCCGACCTGGGCGACCGCGCATGGGGCGAGCTCCTCGAGCGCCATCACACCGTCGTCCGAGCGATGCTCGCGCGATACCGAGGGAAAGAGATCGACACGGCAGGCGACGGATTCTTCGCGAGCTTCGACGGCCCGGCCCGAGCGGTGAAAGCGGCGCAGGCGATCGTCGAGTCGGTCCGCCCGCTCGGGCTCGAGATCCGAGCAGGTGTGCACACGGGCGAGGTCCAAGCCATGGCGGGCAAGATCGGAGGCCTGGGCGTCGTGATCGGCGCGCGCATCGGAGGGCTCTGCGGAGCCGGCGAGGTACTCGTGTCGTCCACTGTGAAGGATCTCGTCGCGGGTTCGGGGATCACGTTCGAGGATGCGGGCGAGCACGAGCTGAAGGGTGTGCCCGACCGCTGGCGCCTCTACCGGGTGGTGGCATGA
- a CDS encoding adenylate/guanylate cyclase domain-containing protein → MNVPETRYAVTTDGVHIAYQVFGDGSHDLLFCPGFVFNVEAVWRWPQLWASLFRRLAAFSRVILFDRRGTGLSDRIVGGEQMSLEARMDDIRAVMDAVSSERAVLVGLEDGFGLCAMFSATYPERTAALVGMSATASVLERDGYPGGWSPQDMEVELAMVERSWGSLELAVEWSKDIWPHETDPAWFRDYATWTRACVSPGDAAKLLRVDVETDVCDLLPTIGVPTLILHRVGDRVEPVAVARYLAERIPGATLVELPGDDHGWVARDQDRWIDEVERFAIRLRDEEADFDRVLKTAVFTDIVDSTSVAASLGDRAWKELLDRHHASVRSMLARYRGEEVDTAGDGFFAAFDGPARAVRCARAIVEAMQAYGLEIRAGVHTGEVETIDGKIGGIAVVIGARVGARAGASEVLVSSTVKDLTAGSGLTFEEAGEHELKGVPDRWHLYRVVGP, encoded by the coding sequence GTGAACGTCCCCGAGACCCGGTACGCAGTCACGACGGACGGGGTCCACATCGCGTATCAGGTGTTCGGCGACGGGTCGCACGACCTCCTCTTCTGCCCTGGCTTCGTGTTCAACGTCGAGGCCGTCTGGAGGTGGCCGCAGCTGTGGGCCAGCCTGTTCCGGCGGCTCGCCGCGTTCAGCCGCGTGATCCTGTTCGACCGCCGCGGCACCGGCCTGTCGGACCGCATCGTCGGCGGCGAACAGATGAGCCTCGAGGCGCGCATGGACGACATCCGCGCCGTGATGGATGCCGTGAGCTCGGAGCGGGCGGTCCTCGTCGGCCTCGAGGACGGGTTCGGCCTGTGCGCCATGTTCTCGGCCACGTACCCCGAACGAACCGCGGCGCTCGTCGGTATGAGTGCCACGGCATCGGTACTCGAGCGGGACGGATACCCGGGTGGCTGGTCCCCCCAGGACATGGAGGTTGAGCTCGCCATGGTCGAGCGGAGCTGGGGCAGCCTCGAGCTCGCGGTCGAGTGGTCGAAGGATATCTGGCCCCACGAGACCGACCCTGCATGGTTCCGCGACTACGCGACGTGGACCCGCGCGTGTGTCAGCCCGGGAGATGCAGCGAAGCTGCTCAGGGTAGACGTCGAGACCGACGTCTGCGATCTGCTCCCGACGATCGGTGTGCCGACGCTCATCCTGCATCGGGTCGGCGATCGCGTCGAGCCGGTCGCGGTGGCGCGCTACCTGGCGGAGCGCATCCCCGGTGCGACCCTGGTCGAGCTCCCCGGTGACGACCATGGCTGGGTCGCCCGTGACCAGGACCGATGGATCGACGAGGTCGAGCGCTTCGCGATCCGGCTGCGGGACGAGGAGGCCGACTTCGATCGCGTCCTGAAGACCGCGGTCTTCACCGACATCGTGGATTCGACGTCGGTGGCCGCATCGCTCGGCGACCGTGCCTGGAAGGAACTCCTGGACCGACACCACGCGAGCGTCCGGTCGATGCTGGCACGTTACCGAGGCGAGGAAGTGGACACGGCCGGTGACGGCTTCTTCGCGGCCTTCGACGGGCCGGCCAGGGCCGTGCGATGCGCTCGAGCGATCGTCGAGGCCATGCAGGCGTACGGTCTCGAGATCCGTGCGGGGGTCCACACGGGCGAGGTCGAGACGATCGACGGCAAGATCGGCGGGATCGCTGTCGTGATCGGCGCCCGGGTGGGCGCACGCGCGGGCGCGTCCGAGGTGCTCGTCTCCTCGACGGTGAAGGACCTCACCGCCGGGTCGGGTCTGACGTTCGAGGAGGCCGGCGAGCACGAGCTGAAGGGCGTGCCGGATCGATGGCACCTGTATCGGGTGGTCGGACCGTGA
- a CDS encoding adenylate/guanylate cyclase domain-containing protein, which yields MIEVPETRYAKTADGVYIAYQVAGEGPLDLVVMASALGLGRIWTSCHAWNFPQRFAAFSRLILLDRRGTGLSDHILQSEQHLTLESQMDDVRAVMDAAGSDRAVLLGMETGFAVAAMFAATLPERTAGLIAYGAQARALWAPDYPFGRPASEFDAEVREMEAGWGTPATARLWLSDLNPSAMDDPLEIEDLVGWMQAVGGPGDAIRGATVDRDLDLRDILHSIRVPTLIIHRTGDLVTPVEHGRYLAAHIPGAELRELPGVNHMWDTSEEVPVEVERFISALHREEVELDRYLATVLFTDIVESTAVASAGGDAAWRSLVEDHHRIVRGALARYRGTEMDTAGDGFFATFDGPARAIRCAESIVQAVRELGIEVRAGIHTGEMQTIDGKAGGIAVSIGARVAAHAGPSEILVSQTVKDLTAGSGVVFDDAGEHELKGVPDRWRLFRVVG from the coding sequence ATGATCGAGGTGCCGGAGACCCGCTACGCGAAGACCGCCGATGGCGTGTACATCGCGTATCAGGTGGCCGGGGAGGGGCCGCTGGATCTCGTCGTGATGGCGTCTGCGCTCGGGCTCGGGCGTATCTGGACGTCGTGTCACGCGTGGAACTTCCCCCAACGGTTCGCGGCGTTCAGCCGACTGATCCTGCTGGATCGGCGTGGCACGGGGCTGTCCGACCACATCCTGCAGAGCGAGCAGCACCTGACACTGGAATCGCAGATGGACGACGTCCGGGCCGTGATGGACGCCGCGGGCTCGGACCGTGCCGTCCTGCTCGGCATGGAAACGGGCTTCGCGGTCGCGGCGATGTTCGCGGCCACCCTGCCCGAGCGGACCGCGGGCCTGATCGCGTACGGAGCCCAGGCTCGCGCCCTGTGGGCCCCCGACTACCCGTTCGGTAGGCCGGCGAGCGAATTCGACGCCGAGGTCCGGGAGATGGAGGCCGGATGGGGGACGCCCGCGACCGCCCGGCTCTGGCTCTCCGACCTGAACCCGAGCGCCATGGACGACCCGCTCGAGATCGAGGATCTCGTCGGGTGGATGCAGGCGGTGGGCGGCCCAGGCGACGCGATCCGCGGGGCGACGGTCGATCGCGACCTGGATCTACGGGACATCCTGCACTCGATCCGGGTCCCCACGCTGATCATCCACCGGACCGGGGACCTCGTCACCCCGGTCGAGCACGGGAGATACCTGGCGGCCCACATCCCGGGCGCGGAGCTCAGGGAACTCCCGGGCGTCAACCACATGTGGGACACGAGCGAGGAAGTACCGGTCGAGGTCGAGCGCTTCATCTCGGCGCTCCATCGGGAGGAGGTGGAGCTGGATCGATACCTCGCCACGGTCCTCTTCACCGACATCGTCGAGTCGACCGCGGTCGCATCCGCCGGCGGCGACGCCGCGTGGCGCTCACTCGTGGAGGACCACCACCGCATCGTCCGGGGAGCCCTCGCACGGTATCGAGGCACCGAGATGGACACCGCGGGGGACGGCTTCTTCGCCACGTTCGACGGGCCAGCTCGAGCGATACGGTGCGCCGAGTCGATCGTGCAGGCCGTGCGCGAGCTCGGCATCGAGGTCCGAGCAGGTATCCATACCGGCGAGATGCAGACGATCGATGGCAAGGCCGGCGGCATCGCGGTCAGCATCGGAGCGCGGGTCGCCGCGCACGCAGGGCCTTCGGAGATCCTCGTCTCCCAGACCGTGAAGGATCTCACCGCCGGATCCGGTGTCGTTTTCGATGATGCCGGCGAGCACGAGCTCAAGGGCGTGCCCGATCGCTGGCGCCTCTTCCGGGTGGTGGGGTGA
- a CDS encoding adenylate/guanylate cyclase domain-containing protein yields MSDRPTVRYAPTDGGYIAYQHFGDGPIDIAYVNSLVSNLDAWWDYAPAAAYLREWSSFSRLLMHDRRGTGLSDAGGQPDLETRVADLLAVLDDAGVEQVALYGVYEGGMVAALFAAMYPQRTRALMWFSATGRVAYAPDHPWGATPKEIDEIAEVTATTWGSEEHAAESLRHAGVDPDALPGFASFTARMHRLACGPAAAREYYRVMAESDVRTSLPAIRVPTLLIDRESFDERERAESEDVVTRIPGAVLHRLPAGPKSSILDPEPVLAAVRSFLGIAAAPAPGDTVLATVLFTDIVDSTKLQARLGDRRWKELAEQHHATIRAELERFKGIEQDTAGDGFYARFDGPARAIRCGIAAVAAVRQLGIEIRAGVHTGECEVVDGKCGGLTVSIGARVSATAAPSEVLVSQTVKDLVAGSGLSFQDAGEHELKGVPDRWRLFRVVP; encoded by the coding sequence GTGAGCGATCGTCCCACGGTCCGCTATGCGCCCACCGACGGGGGGTACATCGCGTACCAACATTTCGGCGATGGCCCGATCGACATCGCCTACGTGAACTCCCTCGTCTCGAACCTCGACGCGTGGTGGGATTACGCGCCTGCCGCCGCCTACTTGCGTGAGTGGTCGTCCTTCTCGCGGCTGCTGATGCACGACCGACGCGGCACGGGGTTGTCCGATGCAGGTGGCCAGCCCGATCTCGAGACGCGGGTCGCCGACCTGCTCGCGGTGCTCGACGATGCGGGCGTTGAGCAGGTCGCCCTCTACGGAGTGTACGAAGGCGGCATGGTGGCCGCGTTGTTCGCCGCGATGTACCCGCAGCGCACACGCGCCTTGATGTGGTTCTCCGCCACCGGCCGAGTCGCCTACGCCCCCGATCATCCGTGGGGAGCGACCCCCAAGGAGATCGACGAGATCGCGGAGGTCACGGCGACGACGTGGGGCAGCGAGGAACATGCAGCCGAGTCGCTGCGACACGCGGGGGTGGACCCGGACGCGCTCCCGGGGTTCGCATCGTTCACGGCTCGGATGCACCGACTCGCGTGCGGACCGGCGGCGGCGCGCGAGTACTACCGCGTCATGGCCGAGAGCGACGTCCGAACGTCCCTGCCGGCGATCCGAGTCCCGACGCTGCTGATCGACCGGGAGTCGTTCGATGAACGCGAACGCGCCGAGTCGGAGGACGTCGTCACGCGGATCCCAGGTGCGGTGCTGCACCGGCTGCCGGCAGGACCGAAATCGAGCATCCTCGATCCGGAACCGGTCCTCGCAGCCGTTCGCTCGTTCCTCGGCATCGCCGCCGCGCCTGCTCCGGGTGACACGGTGCTGGCGACCGTGTTGTTCACCGACATCGTCGACTCGACGAAACTGCAAGCCCGCCTGGGCGATCGACGATGGAAGGAGCTCGCCGAGCAGCATCACGCCACGATCCGCGCCGAGCTGGAACGTTTCAAGGGCATCGAGCAGGACACGGCCGGCGATGGCTTCTATGCGCGGTTCGACGGACCCGCTCGCGCGATCAGATGCGGGATCGCGGCCGTCGCGGCGGTCAGGCAACTCGGCATCGAGATCCGGGCAGGTGTGCACACGGGTGAATGCGAGGTCGTGGACGGCAAGTGCGGCGGTCTAACGGTCTCGATCGGTGCCCGAGTCTCGGCGACGGCTGCGCCGTCGGAGGTCCTGGTCTCTCAGACCGTGAAAGACCTGGTGGCCGGGAGCGGATTGAGCTTCCAGGACGCGGGCGAGCACGAGCTGAAGGGTGTGCCCGACCGCTGGCGCCTCTTCCGAGTGGTGCCGTGA
- a CDS encoding adenylate/guanylate cyclase domain-containing protein, protein MRVPETRYAKTADGVHVAYQVVGAGPVDIMFVMGWVTNIEVMWEEPAFARFLDRLSSFSRLILFDKRGVGLSDRVPDDRLPDLETRMDDVRAVMDAVGSERAVVFGVSEGGPMSMLFAATYPERTIALVLYGTAADFTTRQPAYKEDDAAYLARMEAAWGTEAFARHEIAAWGAPGHEDDDRLVAWLASYMRRSASPSAAIALERMNRQINATHALGSIHVPTLAIARTDDLDFPVDESRRTAERIVGSTFVEVPGDEHFPWIGAQDDILDATERFVVELGEIEAGLDRVLATVLFTDIVGSTETAAELGDRRWKELLEEHHRRVRGQLARFRGTEVDTAGDGFFATFDGPARAVRCARAIAEAVAPLGVQIRAGVHTGEVETIDGKVGGMGVVIGARVGALAGPSEVLVSQTVKDLTAGSGLTFQDAGEHELKGVPDRWHLSRAVE, encoded by the coding sequence ATGCGCGTTCCCGAGACCCGGTACGCGAAGACCGCCGACGGCGTCCACGTCGCCTACCAGGTCGTGGGCGCCGGGCCCGTCGACATCATGTTCGTGATGGGCTGGGTGACCAACATCGAGGTGATGTGGGAGGAGCCGGCGTTCGCGCGGTTCCTCGACCGACTCAGCTCCTTCTCGCGACTGATCTTGTTCGACAAACGCGGCGTGGGCCTGTCCGACCGCGTGCCCGATGACCGGCTCCCCGACCTCGAGACCCGCATGGACGACGTGCGCGCCGTGATGGACGCGGTGGGGTCGGAGCGAGCTGTCGTCTTCGGGGTGTCCGAAGGGGGACCGATGTCGATGCTGTTCGCCGCGACGTACCCAGAGCGAACGATCGCGTTGGTGCTCTACGGCACGGCCGCGGACTTCACGACTCGCCAGCCCGCCTACAAAGAGGACGACGCTGCGTACCTCGCACGGATGGAAGCGGCGTGGGGCACCGAGGCGTTCGCCAGACACGAGATCGCGGCCTGGGGAGCACCGGGCCATGAGGACGACGACCGCCTCGTGGCGTGGCTCGCGTCGTACATGCGGCGGTCGGCCAGCCCGTCGGCCGCGATCGCGCTCGAGCGGATGAATCGCCAGATCAACGCCACCCATGCGCTCGGCTCGATCCACGTGCCGACGCTCGCGATCGCCCGCACCGACGACCTCGACTTCCCGGTCGACGAGAGCCGCCGCACGGCCGAGCGCATCGTCGGATCGACGTTCGTGGAGGTCCCCGGCGACGAGCACTTCCCGTGGATCGGCGCGCAGGACGACATCCTCGACGCGACCGAGCGGTTCGTCGTCGAGCTGGGCGAGATCGAGGCCGGCCTCGACCGCGTGCTCGCCACCGTGCTGTTCACCGACATCGTGGGATCGACCGAGACCGCGGCCGAGCTCGGCGATCGCCGATGGAAGGAGCTGCTCGAGGAGCACCACCGGCGCGTGCGCGGACAGCTGGCGCGGTTCCGCGGCACCGAGGTCGACACGGCGGGCGACGGGTTCTTCGCGACGTTCGACGGCCCGGCGCGGGCGGTGCGCTGCGCCCGCGCGATCGCCGAAGCCGTCGCGCCGCTCGGCGTGCAGATCCGCGCCGGCGTGCACACAGGGGAAGTCGAGACGATCGACGGGAAGGTCGGCGGCATGGGGGTCGTGATCGGCGCCCGGGTCGGTGCGCTCGCCGGCCCCTCGGAGGTGCTGGTTTCCCAGACCGTGAAGGACCTCACCGCCGGGTCGGGCCTCACGTTCCAGGACGCCGGAGAACACGAGCTCAAGGGCGTGCCGGACCGCTGGCATCTCTCTCGGGCGGTGGAGTAG